The DNA segment TTTGAATCTGGATATTCGGAAGGGTCCGGCGGCGAAGATTGGCGAAACCCGAGCGATTCTGGAATAGTCCGGCAAAAAACCATAGAATAAGGGGCTGTCGCACTAGCGGCCTCTGAAAAAAACACAAAAGACGGCGACTGGTAGTATCCAGAAGCCGTCTTTTGGTGTAAAATATAGTTATGGCAAACAATATCTTACAACCAAAGTATACATCAACCGGGAGTGTATATCAACTGGTAATACCCATGGATATCGGTGAACTAATCCCGGAGGACGATTCAGTGAGGCTACTCAGCGCAGTGCTTGAAAGGATTGATTATGGTAAATTACACGCTGCGTACTCCCGGCTAGGGAGAATCGAGAGATCGCCAGAAAGTCTATTTAAAATACTGGTATATGGATACATGAACGGCATTTATTCAAGCCGTGAGCTAGAGCGAGCCTGCCGCCGAGATGTTAACTTCATGTATCTCTTTGGCCGAGCGTCGGCACCCGATCACGCCACCATCGCTCGTTTTCGCAGTG comes from the Bacillota bacterium genome and includes:
- a CDS encoding transposase, with the protein product MANNILQPKYTSTGSVYQLVIPMDIGELIPEDDSVRLLSAVLERIDYGKLHAAYSRLGRIERSPESLFKILVYGYMNGIYSSRELERACRRDVNFMYLFGRASAPDHATIARFRS